Below is a genomic region from Isosphaeraceae bacterium EP7.
ATCGGGTCGGTCAAGTCGATGATCAGCCACACAATCCCCGCGGCCGGGGTCGCCGGGATCATCAAGGTGGCCCTCTCGCTCTACCACAAGGTCCTGCCGCCGACCCTGAACTGCGAGGCGCCCAACCCCAGGCTCGAGCTGGAAAAGACCCCCTTCTACATCAACACCGAGGCTCGACCCTGGGCACACGGCGGCCGGGAACCCAGGCGGGCCGGGGTCAACTCGTTCGGCTTCGGCGGGATCAATGCCCACGCCATCCTGGAGGAACACGCACCCGCAGGCCGGGTGGCCTTGCAGGCGGGCTTTGAGGACGACACGCGGCGAGCGGAGGCCCGCGCCGACCATCGGCCGGAGTGGGAATGCGAGGTCTGTATCCTCGGGGCCGAATCGCCGGCGAAGCTCCTGGCAGAGGCCCGCCGTCTCGTCGCGGCGCTCGATGCGGTCGATTCGGATGAGCCCATCCGCATCAAGGATCTTGCGGCGACCTTGAATCGAGATCTTATGACTTCGGGATCCAGCTCCCCCTTCCGGCTGGCCGTCGTGGCGGCGTCGGCCGCCGACCTGAAGGCCAAGCTGGGGAAGGCCGCGAAGAAGCTCGGCTCGCCGGGATGCCTCCAGATTCGGGACGTCTCGGGGATTTATTACGCCGCCGAGCCGCTCGGGCGGTCGGGCAAGCTGGCGATCCTCTTCCCCGGAGAGGGTGCTCAATATCCCAATATGCTCGCCGATCTCTGCCTGCACTTCCCCGAAGTGCAGGCGTGCTTCGATGAGATTGACCAAATCTATTATGATCACCCGCGCGGATATGTGCCGAGTGACCACATCTTCCCGAGATCATCGCCGATCCCGAGCGATGGCGGTGGGGTCGCCGAACGCCTCTGGCAGATTGCTGGCGCGGTCGAGGCGGTCCTGACGGCCAATCGGGCCATGCTCACGCTGATGGAACGGCTCGGACTGCGGCCCGACGTGATCCTCGGCCACAGCACCGGGGAGTACTCGGCCATCCGTGCGTCCGGGATCTTCGACCCGGCGAGAGATAAGTTCTCCGAGCTGATCCTCACGTTCTTCCGGAATTACGAGGTCGCATCCGGGCCGGAACTCTCGACAGCCGTGTTGCTTGCGGTGGGTGCCGGGAGGCGGGAGGTCGAAGCAGTGGCCCGCGAGACCGGCGGCGAGATTTATGTGGCCATGGACAACTGCCCTCACCAGGCGGTCCTGGTGGGAGAGGCGGGAGCCGCGGCGCGAGCGGAGGAGATTCTGCGACGTGACGGGCTGATCTTTGAACGACTCAAATTTGACCGGGCGTATCACACGCCCCTCTTCATCCCGTATGCGGCGCACCTCAAACAGATCTTCCAGGACGCCCCCATAGTCGCTCCGACGACCCCGATTTACTCGTGCACATCGGTATCTCCCTATCCTGACGACCCCGCCGCGATTCGCAAGCTGATGCTGGATCACTGGCTGGAGCCGGTCGAGTTCCGGCGGACCGTCGAGAGGCTGCACGACGACGGGGTGAGACTCTTCGTCGAGGTCGGGCCGAGGGGCAACCTCACGGCGTTTGTCGAGGACATCCTCCGCGACAAGACCTTCTGCGCCATCCCTTCCAACGTCCAGCGCAGGTCGGGCATCGCCCAGCTCAATCACCTCGTCGCCATCCTCACCGTCCATGGGATCGACCTCGACCTGATGGCCCTCTCCCGGGATCGGTGCACTCGACGGATCGATCTCGATCGCATCGCCGCGCATCCGACCCCGGGACGGCCATCGGGAGAGATGAAAATACGGACCGGATTCCCCTCGATGAGCCTTGGGACGGAGGCTGCCCGTAGGCTCAGGGCTGTCGCATCAGGCCCGATGCCGGGAGAAATGAGGTCGGAGATTGCCGTCGATGACACGATCGAATCGGGCGAGGCGGGCGATCTCGAAATCGAGCGTGACGAGGTCGATCCCGAGATCCAGGTCGTTTCGGATCAGGCCCCACGGTCCGAGCGGAATTCGACCCCCGGGGAACTCCAGGAGACGGCGCCGGGCGTCGGCTCGTCGGCGGTCGGTGTAGGCCCCGGCACCTCCATGGTCGAGGATTTTCTCCAGACCATGGAGCGCTTCCTTGCCGTCCAGGAGAGAGTCATGCAAAGCTGCCTCGATCCCGGTGCAGGTGCGGAACTCCGATCGGCGGACGACGCTCGGGGACAAACGATTCCCCTTAGCGATCCGTCTCAAGGAGGAGAGGCACCCTTCGCGCTCCTCGGATCCGTAGTGGCGTGGACGCCCGAGGTCGAGTTGACGGCCAGGCGCACGTTCGACCCGCTCTTCGACCTGGCCTTGCGCGATCATACGCTGGGGCGAGAGATTTCCAGGCATGACCCGGATCTGCTCGCACTCCCCGTGATGCCCCTGACAATGAGCATGGAGATCCTCGCCGAGGCCGCGGCCGCGCTGATGCCCGGGAGGACCGTGACCGGACTCCGCGACGTCCGCGCCCACCGCTGGATCGACTTCGGTGACGGCCCCCAGGAGCTTCAAGTGACGGCCCTTCGTCGCCCCGGTTTCGAAAACCGGGTCGATGTCCAATTGCGGAATCTGACCGAGGAAAGGCTCGCGGGATCACGGCCTCTCGGGCCTGTGGTCGAGGCTTCGGTCGTCGTTTCCGCGGCCTATCCGCATCCCGATCCCGAGATGCCGCCCGTCTCCCGTCCTCTCAATGGAAAAACGTCGGGGCTGAGGCCCGGACGCCTCTACGGGGAATCCATGTTTCACGGGCCGACCTGGCAGGGGGTCGAATCCCTGGATGAGATTGGAGAAGACGGCGCTGTCGCGACGCTGCGAGTATTGCCGCTCGACGCGTTGCACGGCGGGGCGGAACGCGGACGCTTCGTCCTCGACCCAATCGCCCTGGACGCCGCCGGCCAGGTGGTCGGGTTCTGGACGGCGGAGCGTCTCGACTCGGGGAAGGTCGTCTTCCCATTCCACCTGGAATCGTTGGAGGTGTTCGGGCCCCCCCGTGCAGCTGGCGAATCGCTCGTCTGCGTGGCTTCGATCGGACTGATCGGTGACCAACTTGTCCGAACCGACATCGAGATTGTCACGGCCGATGGACAACCCTGGATGCGATTGACCGGCTGGGAGGACAAACGATTCGAGCTCCCGGATGGCTTCGAGGCTCTGATGCGTCCTTCGCACGCCGAAATCAGCGAGCCCTGGGAAGGGCCCATCGCGGACCTCGCGCCTGGCATGCCCGTCGAATGCCGGCGACTCCGCGCGAAATTTTTATCGAACCACGAGTTCTGGAAGCGTATCTGGGCTCATCGAGTCTTGAGCCGATCCGAGCGCGAGGACTTCCGCTCGCTGAGGACGCCGCTCGTTCGACAGCTTGAATGGCTCGCGGGTCGGACCGCGGTCAAGGAAGCCGTGCGCCGACTGCTACTGGATCACGAAAACCTCGACGTGAGGCTCGCCGATCTCGAGATCAAGCCCGACGAACGAGGACGTCCGATGGTCCTCGGCGCATGGGCGGATGAGGTCGCCGAGATGCCGGTCATCTCCATCTCCCACTCGGACGGTCTCGCGGTCGCGATCGCCGCCTTGCCGGATCCTGGAGGCGATCGTCCCCTGCGTCTGGGTATCGATGTCGAGTTCATCAAGCCTCGCCCCGAGGGGTTCCTCGACGTCGCGTTCGGCGGCGAGGAACTCGAGATGTTAAGGACCCGACCCCACTCCGAGCGGGATGAGTGGGCCGTCCGGATGTGGTGCGCCAAGGAGGCCGTCGGCAAGGCGACGGGGGAGGGGCTCGGCTGGTCGACGCGCTCGACGGAAGTCGTGGGCATCGATCCGGACGGAGGGATCGTCGAGGTAAGGCTCTCGGGCGAACTAACCTCGCGTCATCCCGACCTCAACGCAGCAGCCATCGCCGTGCGCACCATCTCCATCGATCGTCTTGTCGTGGCGACGACCTTCGGCATCCCCTCCCACGTCGATGTGGCGGGCGAGCGGGCATCCATCGGCTCTTGAACGGCGTCCGACCGATTCGACAAGGTCCCGGAGGTAGCGAACATGTTGGCGAATCATCAGCAAATCCAGGATGAACTGCTCGAGTTGATGACCCAGCTGGCGGGCGACTGGGAGTACGACGGGGAGGTGAACGCGGGCACGCGACTGCTGCGCGACCTGGCCATGGAGTCGCTCGGCCTGGTGGTCCTCGGGACTTCAATCCAGGAGCGGTACGGACGGCTGCCGTTCTCGGAATTCCTCGCCGAAGTCGGCCAGCGTCCCCTCGAGCAACGAGATGTAACCATCGGCGAACTCGTCGATTTCGTCTGCCAGCATCGCCGTCATGTGGCGGGCGAGGGGGTGCCGCGATGAGCAAGACCATCCTGGTCGGCCTCGACGGCGCGACCTTCACGGTGCTCGATCCCCTCATGGCAAATGGGACCATGCCGTTCCTCCGGGACCTCGTCGCCAACGGGGTCCGGGCCTCCTTACGGTCGGTCATCCCACCGCTGACGCCGCCGGCATGGACGACCCTGATGACCGGCAAACGGCCGGGCGGTCACGGAGTCTTCGACTTCTTTCAGAAGGAAACCCCGGAGAGCCGTTTCTTCCGCTTCGCCTCCTCGAACGATATCCAGACGGCCACCATCTGGTCCCTGGCCAGCGACGAAGGCCGACGGGTGACCGCGTTGAATTTCCCGCTAATGTTCCCCCCGCCCAATGTTAACGGGAGCGTCGTTCCGGGCGGATGGATGCCCTGGAGGCAGCTCCGCCTGGGGTGTCATCCGGCGGGGTTATTCGATCGCCTCAAGACCTTGCCTAGCTTCGACCCCCGCGAGCTGTCGCATGACGCCAGCCTCGAGGAGAAGGCGCTCGAAGGCTGTGCGGCGGAGGAATACGCCGACTGGATCGCGCTGCACTGCCGGCGTGAACAACGCTGGACCGAGGTCTTGCTTTACCTGATGCGAGAGGAGCCGGCCGACCTGACCGCCGTCCTCTTCGACGGCGTGGACAAGCTCCAGCACCTCTGCTGGCGATTCATCGACCCTGCGTTCCGTACCGACGATCCGACGACCTGGGAGCAGGAGATCCGTCGGCTCTGCGAGGGCTATTTCCGGCAGCTCGACGGCCTGATCGCCCGGATTGTCGAGCAAGCCGGGCCCGAGGCCTCGGTCGTCTTCGCCTCGGACCACGGATTCGGCCCTTCCTCGGATGTCGTCTACCTGAATACGTGGCTCGAGCAGCAAGGCTACCTGGCCTGGGCCGACGACCAGGCGGTCCAGGACGGAGCGTCCAACCGTGTTGGGATCAGTCAGATCGCGCGACATACGTTCGAAATGGACTGGTCCAGGACGATCGCCTACGCCGCGACGCCGAGCAGCCAGGGGATCCACATCGTTGGGCGAGATGCGGCGAGCGACGTCGGCGTTCCTGTCGAGTCCTACGACCGCGTCCGTGGCGAGTTGATGGCGGCGCTGAGGCAGTTCCGCCATCCGGTGACGGGGCGGCCGGTCGTCGCCGAGGTCTGGACGCGCGAGGAGGCGTTCCCAGGGCCGCATATGGCGATGGGCCCCGACCTGACGGTGGTCCTGGAAGGAGACGCGGTCGTCTCCATCCTTCGCTCCGACGTGACGGTGAAGACGCGGCCTGAGCCGGTCGGGACGCACCGGCCCGAGGGCGTCTTCCTCGCAGGCGGTCCGCTCTTCCGCCGAGGGGCCCGCCTCCCCGAGATCCACATCGAAGACGTCGCCACGGTCCTGCTGTACTGCACCGGCGTCTCCCTGCCCGCGGAGCTGGACGGGCGACTTCCCCTCGATGCATTCGACCCCGAGGGGCTAAGACTCAATCCGCCGCGATTCGAGGCGTCCCGGGCGCCAGGACCCGAACCTTTCACGTCCGAGCAAACGACGCCCGATCTGGCCTACGACGCCGAGGAAGAGGCCCTGGTGCTGAAGCGCCTGGGTGCCCTCGGATACCTGGAATAATGATCTGCGGAGACGGTGATGCCAAAGGTGACACTCCCCGGCGGTCTGAAGCTCCATTATCAACGGGTCGGGCAGGGGCCGGATCTCGTGATGATCCACGGCCTGACCGGCAACCTCGCGGTCTGGCACCTCAAGATCGTCCCGCTGCTCTGCGAGCACTTCCGGGTCCTGACCTACGACCTGCGCGGGCACGGTTTCAGCGGGATGCCCCCCACGGGCTACACGGCCAACGACATGGCCGGCGACCTCGAGGGCCTGCTCGACGAGCTGGAAATCGAGCGAGCCGACATCGTTGGACATAGCTACGGGGCCGACACGGCGCTCTATTTCGCGCTCCGTAACCCCGAGCGGGTCCGCCAGGTCGTCGCGATTGAGGCCGCCTTGCCGGCGCTCATCGACTTGCGGACGCGAGAAGACTGGGTCGGGTGGTCGTACTGGGCCGAGGTGCTGGAGGCGTCCGGGTTAACCGTCCCCCCCGAGAAGCGATGCGACACCGATTACCTCCTGCGCCTCAGCCTCGCCCTGCCCAAGAAGTGGGGCCCTCTGAAGGGACTGCCCCGCGAGCCGAAGGCGTTCCTGAAGCTCCTGGATACCACGACGCTCGCCCGTGACTACGAGAGCGTCGGTGATCTGACGCTGGAGAACGTCCCCAAGATCGAGGCCCCCACGCACCTCATCTATACCGACGGCACGGCGTTCCTCGACACCCAGCGGTACCTACAGGCGCACTTGCCCAACGCGCGGTCGATCCTGCTCCCGCCATCGGAGTGGGGCCACTTCGGGCCCCTCGAGCAGCCCGAGATCGTCGTGGGTCACCTGCTCGACGCGCTCGCCCCTCCGCGGGCGGCGACGGCCAACGGATATGCCCTGGGGACGGCCTGAGATCGACACGCTTGCACCCGGAGTCGTCTTCATGGATACGGTCTTGATCACCGGCAGCTCGACGGGCCTGGGCCTAGAGACGGCGCTTTACCTCGCCGGCAAGGGTTTCCACGTCTTCGCCTCGGTCCGCGACCCGGGCCACCGCGAGGAGGTCCTCGAGGCGGCGGCCCGACGCAATGTCACGCTCGACGTGGTTCGTCTCGACGTGAACGACCCCGAGAGTATCGACGAGGCCGTCGGATCGATCGTCGACCGAACGGGGGGCATCTTCGGCCTGGTGAACAACGCAGGGATCGGCTTGCGAGGTTGCTTCGAAGACCTCACCGATGCCGAGATCCGGCGTGTGTTCGAGGCCAACGTTTTCGGGACGATGGCCGTGACCAGGCGTGTCCTTCCTTCGATGAGGGAGGCGGGGCGAGGCCGGGTCATCACCATCACCTCGGTCGGCGGGAAGATCGCCACCTTCGGGCTCAGCGCCTACTGCTCGACCAAGTTCGCCCAGGAGGGTTTCGGCGAGTCTCTGGCGCTCGAGCTTGCCCCGTTCGGGATCCAATCCATCCTGATCGAGCCGGGAATCATCAAGACGTCTCGCTGGGCGGAGAACAGGGGGACGGCGGCCAATGCCCTCGACCCTGAGAGCCCCTATGTCGAGATGTTTCGCCGTCACGAGGAGATGGCCGACAAGTTCGTGAACAGCCGAAAGACGCGGC
It encodes:
- a CDS encoding beta-ketoacyl synthase N-terminal-like domain-containing protein, which translates into the protein MTAPHGFPNGEDRSVTYRPGNPPATGQRPRRKGVAIIGMSCLFPGAPDVDAYWRNILGKVDSVTAPPPEARETALYYEPNSAEPDRVYCQRGGYLGALSTFDPLAFGVPPVSVGGEPDQWLSLRLAREAMADAGCLDLPESVRRRTSVILGKGTYLNAGNAMAIQHGLVVSQTLEILGALHPEYTGAEIEAIRRELKRALPPIGPETVAGLIPNIIVGRIANRLDLMGPSYTVDAACASSLIAVQQAMRDLASGDCDLAIAGGSQIWIPMPTLSIFCQLGALSRRQQIRPFDKDADGTLLGEGIGMVVLKRIEDAERDGDRIYAVVRGVGVASDGRGMSVMAPRVQGEELALRRAYEEAGVSPDSVGLIEAHGTGTPVGDATEVQALTRVFGQRIGEIPRCAIGSVKSMISHTIPAAGVAGIIKVALSLYHKVLPPTLNCEAPNPRLELEKTPFYINTEARPWAHGGREPRRAGVNSFGFGGINAHAILEEHAPAGRVALQAGFEDDTRRAEARADHRPEWECEVCILGAESPAKLLAEARRLVAALDAVDSDEPIRIKDLAATLNRDLMTSGSSSPFRLAVVAASAADLKAKLGKAAKKLGSPGCLQIRDVSGIYYAAEPLGRSGKLAILFPGEGAQYPNMLADLCLHFPEVQACFDEIDQIYYDHPRGYVPSDHIFPRSSPIPSDGGGVAERLWQIAGAVEAVLTANRAMLTLMERLGLRPDVILGHSTGEYSAIRASGIFDPARDKFSELILTFFRNYEVASGPELSTAVLLAVGAGRREVEAVARETGGEIYVAMDNCPHQAVLVGEAGAAARAEEILRRDGLIFERLKFDRAYHTPLFIPYAAHLKQIFQDAPIVAPTTPIYSCTSVSPYPDDPAAIRKLMLDHWLEPVEFRRTVERLHDDGVRLFVEVGPRGNLTAFVEDILRDKTFCAIPSNVQRRSGIAQLNHLVAILTVHGIDLDLMALSRDRCTRRIDLDRIAAHPTPGRPSGEMKIRTGFPSMSLGTEAARRLRAVASGPMPGEMRSEIAVDDTIESGEAGDLEIERDEVDPEIQVVSDQAPRSERNSTPGELQETAPGVGSSAVGVGPGTSMVEDFLQTMERFLAVQERVMQSCLDPGAGAELRSADDARGQTIPLSDPSQGGEAPFALLGSVVAWTPEVELTARRTFDPLFDLALRDHTLGREISRHDPDLLALPVMPLTMSMEILAEAAAALMPGRTVTGLRDVRAHRWIDFGDGPQELQVTALRRPGFENRVDVQLRNLTEERLAGSRPLGPVVEASVVVSAAYPHPDPEMPPVSRPLNGKTSGLRPGRLYGESMFHGPTWQGVESLDEIGEDGAVATLRVLPLDALHGGAERGRFVLDPIALDAAGQVVGFWTAERLDSGKVVFPFHLESLEVFGPPRAAGESLVCVASIGLIGDQLVRTDIEIVTADGQPWMRLTGWEDKRFELPDGFEALMRPSHAEISEPWEGPIADLAPGMPVECRRLRAKFLSNHEFWKRIWAHRVLSRSEREDFRSLRTPLVRQLEWLAGRTAVKEAVRRLLLDHENLDVRLADLEIKPDERGRPMVLGAWADEVAEMPVISISHSDGLAVAIAALPDPGGDRPLRLGIDVEFIKPRPEGFLDVAFGGEELEMLRTRPHSERDEWAVRMWCAKEAVGKATGEGLGWSTRSTEVVGIDPDGGIVEVRLSGELTSRHPDLNAAAIAVRTISIDRLVVATTFGIPSHVDVAGERASIGS
- a CDS encoding alkaline phosphatase family protein, which encodes MSKTILVGLDGATFTVLDPLMANGTMPFLRDLVANGVRASLRSVIPPLTPPAWTTLMTGKRPGGHGVFDFFQKETPESRFFRFASSNDIQTATIWSLASDEGRRVTALNFPLMFPPPNVNGSVVPGGWMPWRQLRLGCHPAGLFDRLKTLPSFDPRELSHDASLEEKALEGCAAEEYADWIALHCRREQRWTEVLLYLMREEPADLTAVLFDGVDKLQHLCWRFIDPAFRTDDPTTWEQEIRRLCEGYFRQLDGLIARIVEQAGPEASVVFASDHGFGPSSDVVYLNTWLEQQGYLAWADDQAVQDGASNRVGISQIARHTFEMDWSRTIAYAATPSSQGIHIVGRDAASDVGVPVESYDRVRGELMAALRQFRHPVTGRPVVAEVWTREEAFPGPHMAMGPDLTVVLEGDAVVSILRSDVTVKTRPEPVGTHRPEGVFLAGGPLFRRGARLPEIHIEDVATVLLYCTGVSLPAELDGRLPLDAFDPEGLRLNPPRFEASRAPGPEPFTSEQTTPDLAYDAEEEALVLKRLGALGYLE
- a CDS encoding alpha/beta hydrolase; translated protein: MPKVTLPGGLKLHYQRVGQGPDLVMIHGLTGNLAVWHLKIVPLLCEHFRVLTYDLRGHGFSGMPPTGYTANDMAGDLEGLLDELEIERADIVGHSYGADTALYFALRNPERVRQVVAIEAALPALIDLRTREDWVGWSYWAEVLEASGLTVPPEKRCDTDYLLRLSLALPKKWGPLKGLPREPKAFLKLLDTTTLARDYESVGDLTLENVPKIEAPTHLIYTDGTAFLDTQRYLQAHLPNARSILLPPSEWGHFGPLEQPEIVVGHLLDALAPPRAATANGYALGTA
- a CDS encoding SDR family oxidoreductase, with protein sequence MDTVLITGSSTGLGLETALYLAGKGFHVFASVRDPGHREEVLEAAARRNVTLDVVRLDVNDPESIDEAVGSIVDRTGGIFGLVNNAGIGLRGCFEDLTDAEIRRVFEANVFGTMAVTRRVLPSMREAGRGRVITITSVGGKIATFGLSAYCSTKFAQEGFGESLALELAPFGIQSILIEPGIIKTSRWAENRGTAANALDPESPYVEMFRRHEEMADKFVNSRKTRPVDVAMTVHRALTARKPRMRYVVGRPASVVLSLRRHLPGELFERLYFGALLRKITGGGRPSTVRSAVPVRATTVP